Proteins co-encoded in one Streptococcus parauberis NCFD 2020 genomic window:
- a CDS encoding thymidine kinase — MAQLYYKYGTMNSGKTIEILKVAHNYEEQGKPVVIMTSSLDTRDGFGIVSSRIGMKRQAIPINDQMDIYSYVDGLVQKPYCVLIDECQFLSKGNVYDLARVVDDLGVPVMAFGLKNDFQNELFEGSKYLLLLADKIEEIKTICQYCSKKAIMQLRMKDGVPVYAGEQIQIGGNETYIPVCRKHYFQPPMLRED, encoded by the coding sequence TTGGCTCAATTATACTACAAGTATGGGACAATGAATTCTGGCAAGACGATTGAGATTTTAAAAGTAGCACACAATTATGAGGAGCAGGGCAAACCTGTTGTTATCATGACCAGTTCTTTAGATACAAGAGATGGTTTTGGCATAGTTTCCAGTAGGATTGGTATGAAGCGCCAAGCAATTCCCATCAATGATCAAATGGATATCTATTCATATGTTGATGGTTTAGTTCAAAAACCATATTGTGTCTTGATTGATGAGTGCCAATTTTTGTCCAAAGGAAATGTTTATGATTTAGCCCGTGTGGTAGATGATTTAGGTGTTCCAGTTATGGCTTTTGGTCTTAAAAATGATTTCCAAAATGAGCTTTTTGAAGGATCGAAATATCTACTTCTTTTAGCTGATAAGATTGAGGAAATTAAGACAATTTGTCAATATTGTAGTAAAAAGGCTATAATGCAACTTCGGATGAAAGATGGTGTTCCAGTCTATGCTGGGGAGCAAATTCAAATCGGTGGAAATGAAACTTATATACCGGTTTGTCGTAAACATTATTTCCAACCACCAATGTTAAGAGAAGATTAA
- the prmC gene encoding peptide chain release factor N(5)-glutamine methyltransferase, with translation MNYAQTISQLQSQLEAVGEDPENLIYVFKELKKWSTLDYLLHQNKEVSTGDLELFQSIMTQLKTHRSPQYITGNAYFRDLILSVDERVLIPRPETEELVSLILEEHSDQSLRVLDIGTGSGAIALGLKKERPNWQIDAADISLDALSLAQENGRALDLEINWLHSDLFSNILDKYDIIVSNPPYIAFEDKDEVGLNVWHSEPHLALFADDNGLAIYRAILEQASHYLTEDGAIYFEIGYKQGQDLKELAEANFPQCRVRLLQDYFGKDRMVVINHEGTDRTN, from the coding sequence ATGAATTACGCACAAACCATTAGTCAACTCCAAAGTCAATTGGAAGCTGTCGGGGAAGATCCTGAAAATTTAATTTATGTCTTTAAAGAATTAAAAAAATGGTCAACTTTAGATTATTTACTTCATCAAAACAAAGAAGTTTCGACTGGGGATTTAGAACTCTTTCAGTCAATCATGACTCAATTAAAAACTCACCGTTCCCCTCAGTATATCACTGGCAATGCCTATTTCCGAGATTTGATTCTGTCAGTTGATGAACGGGTGCTCATCCCTAGGCCGGAAACGGAGGAACTGGTTTCGCTCATTCTTGAGGAGCACTCGGACCAGTCTCTTCGCGTTCTTGATATCGGAACAGGCAGCGGAGCAATTGCCCTAGGCTTAAAAAAAGAGAGACCAAACTGGCAGATTGATGCTGCTGATATTTCATTAGATGCCTTAAGCTTGGCGCAGGAGAATGGACGAGCACTGGATTTAGAAATCAATTGGTTGCATTCTGATCTGTTTAGTAATATTTTAGATAAGTACGATATTATTGTATCTAACCCACCTTATATTGCTTTTGAGGATAAGGATGAAGTTGGTTTAAATGTCTGGCATTCGGAGCCACATTTAGCTTTGTTTGCTGATGATAATGGTTTGGCAATTTATAGAGCTATTTTGGAGCAGGCTAGTCATTATTTGACAGAAGATGGTGCAATTTATTTTGAAATTGGCTATAAACAAGGTCAAGATTTGAAAGAATTAGCAGAGGCGAATTTTCCACAATGCAGGGTTAGACTATTACAAGATTATTTTGGAAAAGATAGGATGGTAGTAATCAATCATGAAGGAACTGATAGAACAAATTAA
- a CDS encoding GNAT family N-acetyltransferase produces the protein MIRQLSVKDAPQLQVINEKSLGYAITLEECQKHLEAVLKNDDHILIGYTDEMTDLVIGYCHMQLYQTTYAPTVYNILGLAVLPDYQRRGIGGQLMRAIEEIAKKNNINYIRLNSGNSRKEAHAFYQHLGYKSDKIQKRFLKELR, from the coding sequence ATGATCAGACAACTTAGTGTTAAAGATGCACCACAGTTACAAGTAATCAATGAAAAGTCATTGGGATATGCCATTACTTTAGAGGAGTGTCAAAAACATTTAGAGGCTGTCTTAAAGAATGATGACCATATCCTAATAGGTTACACTGATGAGATGACTGATTTAGTAATTGGTTATTGTCATATGCAACTTTACCAGACTACCTATGCACCTACGGTTTATAATATTCTAGGACTTGCTGTCTTACCAGACTATCAAAGACGAGGTATTGGGGGCCAATTAATGAGAGCAATTGAAGAAATTGCTAAAAAGAACAATATTAACTATATTCGATTAAACTCAGGAAATAGCCGCAAAGAAGCACATGCTTTTTATCAGCATCTGGGTTATAAATCAGATAAAATACAAAAACGCTTTTTGAAAGAATTGAGGTAA
- a CDS encoding 4-oxalocrotonate tautomerase, producing MPFVTIDLFEGRTQEQKIQLAREVTDVVSRIAKAPKENIHVMINDMPEGTYFPAGEMKLKN from the coding sequence ATGCCATTTGTAACTATTGATTTATTTGAAGGTCGTACACAAGAACAAAAGATTCAATTAGCTCGTGAAGTCACTGATGTTGTTTCTCGTATTGCGAAAGCACCAAAAGAAAATATTCATGTTATGATTAATGATATGCCAGAAGGAACTTACTTCCCAGCTGGTGAGATGAAATTAAAAAACTAA
- a CDS encoding L-threonylcarbamoyladenylate synthase, whose translation MKELIEQIKNGQAVVLPTETVYGIFAKAMDENAVDNVYQLKQRPRDKAMNLNIASYQDILDYSQGQPAYLEKLVNAFLPGPLTIILKANQKVPAWINSGKTTVGFRMPNHPVTCQIIKETGPLIGPSANISGDDSGKTFKAIMKAFNYQVDGYSDDAALTGQDSTIIDVSGLKAKILRQGSITKEELLDVVPELEF comes from the coding sequence ATGAAGGAACTGATAGAACAAATTAAAAATGGTCAAGCAGTCGTTTTACCAACTGAAACTGTCTATGGTATTTTTGCCAAAGCAATGGATGAAAATGCAGTTGATAATGTATATCAGCTGAAACAAAGGCCAAGAGATAAAGCAATGAACTTAAATATTGCTTCCTATCAAGATATTCTTGATTATTCTCAGGGTCAGCCAGCATACTTAGAAAAGCTAGTCAATGCCTTCTTGCCTGGTCCCTTGACTATTATTCTCAAGGCTAATCAGAAGGTTCCTGCATGGATTAATTCGGGTAAAACTACTGTTGGTTTTAGAATGCCAAATCATCCTGTTACTTGTCAGATTATCAAAGAAACGGGTCCACTTATTGGACCCTCAGCAAACATTTCGGGCGATGACAGTGGCAAAACTTTTAAAGCAATTATGAAGGCATTTAATTATCAAGTAGATGGTTATTCTGACGATGCTGCTTTAACAGGGCAGGATTCGACTATAATTGACGTCTCTGGATTAAAAGCTAAGATTTTACGCCAAGGTTCAATTACTAAAGAAGAATTGTTAGATGTAGTTCCTGAATTAGAATTTTGA
- a CDS encoding lysozyme family protein, which yields MLKFFKRVIILVVFIFCVFQAYITYKNVHNVLQYKDMVEKTLAENNTNTNVNLVLAMIYTETKGGEVDVMQASESSSGRTNSITDSKSSINHGIKLLSHNLELAEQAQVDSWTAVQAYNFGTAYIHYVANHGGKNTIPLAKTYSKTVVAPSLGNTSGETYFYYHPLALISGGQLYKNGGNIYYSQEVHFNLYLIEFMSLF from the coding sequence ATGTTGAAATTTTTCAAACGTGTTATTATTCTAGTCGTTTTCATTTTTTGTGTCTTTCAAGCATATATTACCTATAAGAATGTTCATAATGTGCTACAGTATAAAGATATGGTTGAGAAAACCTTGGCTGAGAATAATACAAATACCAATGTCAACCTTGTTCTCGCCATGATTTACACCGAGACAAAGGGTGGCGAAGTAGATGTCATGCAAGCTAGTGAAAGTAGCAGTGGAAGGACAAATTCTATCACTGATAGTAAATCTAGTATTAACCATGGCATTAAACTCTTATCACATAATCTAGAATTAGCCGAGCAAGCCCAAGTCGATTCATGGACTGCTGTGCAAGCCTATAATTTTGGGACTGCTTATATTCATTATGTTGCCAATCATGGTGGTAAAAATACCATTCCTTTGGCCAAAACATATTCTAAAACTGTTGTAGCTCCAAGTTTAGGTAACACAAGTGGTGAAACTTATTTTTATTATCATCCCTTAGCATTAATTTCAGGTGGTCAATTATATAAAAATGGTGGGAATATCTATTATTCTCAAGAAGTCCATTTTAATTTGTATCTCATAGAATTCATGTCTTTATTTTAA
- the glyA gene encoding serine hydroxymethyltransferase, protein MIFDKDNYQEFDKVLWDAIHAEEDRQEHNIELIASENVVSKAVMKAQGSVLTNKYAEGYPGNRYYGGTENVDVVENLAIERAKELFGAKFANVQAHSGSQANAAAYTALIEVGDTVLGMDLAAGGHLTHGSPVNFSGKTYNFVGYNVDKETEMLDYEAILQQAKDVNPKLIVAGASAYSRTIDFAKFRQIADQVGAYLMVDMAHIAGLVAAGLHPSPVPYADITTSTTHKTLRGPRGGLILTNDEVIAKRINSAVFPGMQGGPLEHVIAAKAVSFKEALDPAFKDYAQAIIDNTAAMASVFEADDRFRVISGGTDNHVFLVDVTKVIANGKLAQNLLDEVNITLNKNSIPYETLSPFKTSGIRIGCAAITSRGMDVKACQEIAQLIITALVNHDKPEVLEQVRQDVRALTDAFPLYENL, encoded by the coding sequence ATGATTTTTGATAAAGATAACTACCAAGAATTTGATAAAGTACTTTGGGATGCTATTCATGCCGAAGAAGATAGACAAGAACACAACATTGAGTTAATTGCCTCAGAAAACGTTGTTTCAAAAGCAGTCATGAAAGCTCAAGGCTCAGTCTTGACTAACAAATACGCTGAAGGGTATCCAGGCAACCGTTATTATGGTGGTACTGAAAATGTTGACGTAGTTGAAAATTTAGCTATTGAACGTGCTAAAGAATTATTTGGTGCAAAATTTGCTAATGTCCAAGCTCACTCAGGAAGTCAAGCAAATGCTGCCGCTTATACAGCTTTAATTGAAGTAGGTGATACTGTCCTAGGCATGGATTTAGCCGCCGGTGGTCATTTAACTCATGGTTCACCAGTTAACTTCTCAGGTAAAACTTATAACTTTGTTGGCTATAATGTTGACAAAGAAACTGAAATGCTTGATTATGAAGCCATTTTACAACAAGCTAAAGATGTTAATCCTAAATTAATTGTTGCTGGTGCTTCAGCTTATTCACGCACAATTGACTTTGCTAAATTTCGTCAAATTGCCGACCAAGTTGGTGCTTATTTAATGGTTGATATGGCTCATATTGCAGGATTAGTTGCCGCAGGCCTTCACCCAAGTCCCGTACCATATGCAGATATTACAACATCCACAACGCATAAAACACTCAGAGGTCCCCGTGGTGGACTAATTCTTACCAACGATGAAGTGATTGCTAAAAGAATTAACTCTGCAGTCTTCCCTGGTATGCAAGGTGGTCCACTTGAGCATGTCATTGCTGCCAAAGCAGTATCATTCAAAGAAGCTCTTGATCCTGCATTTAAGGACTATGCCCAAGCTATCATTGATAACACAGCAGCAATGGCATCAGTTTTCGAAGCTGATGACCGTTTCCGTGTGATTTCTGGTGGAACTGATAACCATGTCTTCTTAGTAGATGTGACAAAGGTTATTGCTAATGGTAAATTAGCACAAAATCTTCTTGATGAAGTAAACATCACTCTTAATAAGAATTCAATTCCTTATGAAACTTTGTCACCATTCAAGACATCTGGAATTCGGATTGGTTGCGCTGCTATTACCAGTCGTGGTATGGATGTCAAAGCCTGTCAAGAAATTGCCCAATTAATCATCACTGCCCTTGTTAATCACGATAAGCCAGAAGTTTTAGAACAAGTTCGTCAAGATGTTCGTGCACTTACGGATGCCTTCCCATTGTATGAAAACCTATAA
- a CDS encoding nucleoid-associated protein — MLDIYIKKITIHQFSPNDTELFLSEGLVNITPRIDEYFRKKLAKVFSDDAKRGQFENDNIFRELITDDFIDSSQKVAKLWKEEFVISEDQKTNDLVFLQFDKEGQPYFAFLRIALKESFAHMAESQENPFSITQNNLPSAAQAPDEALVINLQSNTYYLIEKRVKHNGSFENYFSENLLKVKPEQSVKKSIKTLEQTAQKIAENFNQDDFAFQSKVKSAIYKNLEEEAELSPEKLADQLFDNNLTAKLTFVDQIKESIPEPIQVSDIDSSRQIKKFESQKLSLSNGIELIVPNTVYQDADSVEFIMNDDGTYSILIKNIEDIKNK, encoded by the coding sequence ATGTTAGATATATATATTAAAAAAATTACTATTCATCAATTCTCGCCAAATGATACGGAACTTTTTCTGTCAGAGGGTTTAGTTAATATCACACCAAGAATTGATGAGTATTTTCGTAAAAAGTTAGCTAAAGTTTTTTCAGATGATGCAAAGCGTGGTCAGTTTGAAAATGATAATATTTTTAGAGAGCTAATTACAGATGATTTTATCGACTCCAGTCAAAAAGTTGCTAAGCTTTGGAAAGAAGAGTTTGTGATTTCAGAAGACCAGAAAACAAATGATCTGGTCTTTCTTCAATTTGACAAAGAAGGTCAACCTTATTTTGCATTTTTAAGAATTGCATTGAAGGAAAGCTTTGCCCATATGGCTGAAAGCCAAGAGAATCCTTTTAGTATTACGCAAAACAACTTACCTTCTGCAGCTCAAGCACCAGATGAAGCTTTAGTCATCAATTTACAATCCAATACCTATTACTTGATTGAAAAAAGGGTTAAACATAATGGATCCTTTGAGAATTATTTCTCAGAAAATTTGTTAAAAGTTAAACCTGAACAATCTGTTAAAAAATCAATCAAGACTCTAGAACAGACTGCGCAAAAGATTGCTGAAAACTTTAATCAGGATGATTTTGCCTTTCAATCAAAAGTCAAATCAGCCATTTATAAAAATTTAGAAGAAGAAGCAGAGTTATCTCCTGAGAAATTGGCTGATCAACTCTTTGATAATAATTTGACTGCAAAGTTAACCTTTGTTGACCAAATTAAGGAGAGTATTCCAGAACCGATTCAGGTGAGTGATATTGATTCTTCCAGACAAATAAAGAAATTTGAAAGTCAAAAACTGTCACTTTCAAATGGAATTGAACTGATTGTACCAAATACAGTTTATCAAGATGCAGATTCTGTTGAATTCATTATGAATGATGATGGAACTTATTCAATCTTGATTAAAAATATAGAGGATATCAAGAATAAATAA
- the prfA gene encoding peptide chain release factor 1: protein MNIYDQLQAVEDRYEELGELLSDPDVVSDTKRFMELSKEEAGTRETVDVYRKYKDVIQAIADAEEMIKDSGGDSDIEEMAREELKESKAAKETYEEQLKILLLPKDPNDDKNIILEIRGAAGGDEAALFAGDLLTMYQKFAESQNWRFEVMEATYNGVGGIKEVVAMVSGQSVYSKLKYESGAHRVQRVPVTESQGRVHTSTATVLIMPEVEEVDYQIDPKDLRVDIYHASGAGGQNVNKVATAVRMVHIPTNIKVEMQEERTQQKNRDKAIKIIRARVADHFAQIAQDEQDAERKSTIGTGDRSERIRTYNFPQNRVTDHRIGLTLQKLDTILSGKMDEIVDALVLYDQTQKLEDLNK from the coding sequence ATGAACATATATGATCAGTTACAGGCTGTCGAAGATCGTTATGAAGAGTTAGGAGAATTGTTAAGTGACCCAGATGTGGTTTCTGACACCAAACGCTTCATGGAATTATCAAAAGAAGAAGCAGGCACACGTGAAACAGTCGATGTCTATCGTAAGTATAAAGATGTTATTCAGGCAATCGCTGACGCTGAAGAAATGATTAAAGATTCAGGTGGTGATTCTGACATCGAAGAGATGGCAAGAGAAGAACTAAAAGAATCAAAAGCGGCTAAAGAAACTTATGAAGAACAATTAAAAATTCTTTTACTTCCAAAAGACCCTAATGATGATAAAAATATCATCCTTGAAATTCGTGGTGCAGCTGGTGGTGATGAAGCTGCACTATTTGCTGGGGATTTGTTAACCATGTACCAGAAGTTTGCGGAAAGTCAAAACTGGCGTTTTGAAGTAATGGAAGCAACTTACAATGGTGTTGGTGGGATTAAAGAAGTAGTTGCAATGGTTTCTGGCCAATCAGTTTACTCAAAATTGAAATATGAATCAGGCGCTCACCGTGTTCAACGTGTCCCTGTTACAGAGAGTCAAGGCCGTGTTCATACTTCAACTGCAACAGTTTTAATCATGCCAGAAGTTGAAGAAGTGGATTACCAAATTGATCCCAAAGATTTGCGCGTAGATATTTACCATGCCTCAGGTGCCGGTGGACAGAACGTCAATAAAGTAGCAACTGCCGTTCGGATGGTCCATATTCCAACTAATATTAAAGTTGAAATGCAAGAAGAAAGAACCCAACAAAAGAATCGAGATAAAGCGATCAAGATTATTCGCGCTCGTGTTGCTGACCACTTCGCGCAAATTGCCCAAGATGAGCAAGATGCTGAACGTAAATCAACAATTGGTACTGGTGACCGTTCAGAACGTATCCGTACTTATAATTTCCCACAAAATCGTGTTACAGATCACCGGATTGGTTTAACTCTCCAAAAATTAGACACCATTTTATCTGGGAAAATGGATGAGATTGTTGATGCCTTAGTCCTTTATGATCAAACCCAAAAATTAGAAGATCTCAATAAATAA